ATTATTACGAAAAAGAAAGCAatactttttctctttatgtacaattttttacacatacaTTGATTACTTGATTCATATATACTTACAATTTCACCAGCTATTTCTTTGACTACATAATGTGCAAAACATTTTCCATCATTCGTAATGAATGAGAGAAATATAGATATAGAAGGCATAAATCAAAAAATGTGTgcaaacacatttttaattatatcctTAAGATTTTGTTCacttttaatgtaatgttctcaatcttaattaaacatacatacatgcatacgTTTGTAGTCACagaattaacataaaaataatttctataaagatATTGAACGTTACAATATATACGTTCAAAATAGTAAATGGTAACATATGCTTGCCTCaaaagcaatataaaaatattgatattttttgatattaccTTGTGTACATACAGTCTGTAATTACATATTCTCTTATGGAAATttcaattacttattttgaatattaagaacattgttagtgcttttaatactcaaaataaataattaatcactgGTTAATTTCATATTACCAGTATTAAATCTCTGTATGTAGTAACCATCTAGAAATTAATGCTTATAtctatatgatttatatacgATCACGTATCAAATATTTGGAATGTTACAGATATTTCAagttatacataaaatgtcaCAGTGGAatgtttacttaaataaaataagaacatAGCGTTTTGTAgttaacatatttatgtgtatataaggCAGTCATTAAGTTCTTTAAAAGATTTCAAGAGATAATTCACGCTAATTCAGGATGGAAACTTCATATAATCATATGTCCAAAGCCACCAGTAAGAGCCCGTTGTTCCTCCCCCAAAACTAATACAACCCTAATCATAGGAATATAggaatgattaaataaatatttaattcatcaaTAATGTACGAtcagtataaattataacagtCACCTCGTATCACCAGCACCTGCTGCATAAAGTCATCtattaagaaacaaaattgtaatagCCGTACAACCACCATCACCATTTTGAGCCTGCATCTCCATCATTTGATCCATTTGTCTATACGCTAATTTTATAGCGCCTGTAACTAGATCTCTGCCCTTTATCAGTTCATGCTCATCTTCATTCAACAGCATATTGCCTGGTATGGCCAGTAACCtttcctgttttttttacaaatgcagtttattaatataaattaatatatatcatacacattaaaaattatctctggtaataatttttcaaaaataatacatactaGGATTATTCTATATAGATGTAATCTCACTGTAAGAGCCACTTGGTACCCTGCATGTCTATCAAACATTGAAAACCTGACATAAGGCAGTGTAACATTAATGTCCGACAATTTTAAATCTCCACGCATTGCCAAAGCTTGATCCTCATTCCATGTGCTTTTCCCAGTGTTTATACACTCTGCATAGCCAGCACACCATGGCAAATGGCTAAGATCTTTTGGAACTATTATAGGCCTTACTCTGTGATCTGTACTTATCTATTTAACAGCCATTTAGAACAAATGTTACCATTACAATAGTATTgtcaacatttaaaatatatgtaaattaatttactgtatCATTTATACAAGAATCTCTGGAAATACCTGCGTCTCTTCGTTTGTTAAACCTAAAAAACTTGGATCACTATAAggtttattttctatttccaCTTCcacataattgtaaaatttacaggtatagcatgaaacagaaccaaataaacatagcatagaagagactcAAAAAGttgtcatgcacattacctacgggattcgtagatatttgactacgtagtttaatgtgcacattttgtgcacatagaggcgctgatggatgaaaacacctaaaacgGCGCCATAACCGCGCTCTCATAGGTGCAAGGTGCAGCCAATCGACAAGCGCTGAAGTATCTAGACGCTCGATAATcccttctatttttttacgaaattcTTACTGTATTTTCGCGTAAATAATACTGCGATGTTTCGacgaatgtaaaaaaaaatcgcgcaAATTCTGAAATTCTTCTCATCAAGATAATTCCCGTTTTTCGGAGAACGTGAGATCACGTTGCCTACCATGACGGATCGTTGCTCGAAGTTGGCTGCGTGTGCGCGCGTCCGGGTGAGGACGAAGACGGACCGGCATTCCGGAATCATCCGGAATATGTCAGCCGGCTCTTGAGAAGGTTCGATATCAACGCGATAACGCGAAAGGGAATCATGATCACGGGTATCACGGTGTTTCACGGTACAAAAGCGATTCTTATAAGACAATACGGGGCGAGCGAGTAGATCGTTAAGAATTGCGCAGGgaattgcgcgcgcgcgcgcgtgcccCACCGGTTTGTTAAGTTACCTCtatcattttttaagtttcCCCTTTTCTACTTTTCCCTTTAAATGGAAGAAACCGTGCTCGACTCGCCGAAATCGCAATCAGGGGAAAACAATTGCGCTAACGAGCCGAACGTTGACGCGATTTACAGCAACAATGACGTGGAACATCACGGGGAGTGTACGCCGCAGCAGTCCGAGAGATGCATCAACAATTCCATTTTTAATACCATTTCCAAGATTGTTAATCCCACCACAAAGGTAAGCTCCTCTTTCTATTCCTGAAAGGCACGGATTCCCTTAGCTAGGCGACTCTCGGAAAGGCCCTATACAAAACTTTAGATTTTGCATTGAAAGCTAATGCTCATTcctaatgtttttataacatgTAATGAAAGCTGATGCTAATGCCTGATGTCTTATATAACacgtaatttatacataacaatgtatgcaatttttaaaagtgaacaaaaatgttttggcATAAAATTGCCTTTGATGTTTTTTGATGCCTGAAAGcatcaattttcttaatttttatgactgtttttattgcatttaaatcTGGATATACTAAActattatgtacattaactCTCTAAATGATCTATTGTCTATTGACATGATCTattgtctttttttcaaatataatcttttgctggttctttttaattatatgatttaaattaaatttaaagaaatcatatagttaaataatgtttttaagaaatcaaataaataaatgttaagttGCTTAATTAACATGTATATGTTTGTACTGCTGATTAAGGATGATAAAATAAGGTAAGACAATTGTATAGTATGTATAAATACAGTAtgtatactttatattataatgtaacttaactaattttataaagaaacatgctgtaattaatatatttaatattctttttttaggtaccAGACATACAGGATTTTAAGATAGTAAAACCAATAAGCAGAGGAGCGTTTGGTAAAGTATTTTTAGGGTACAAGAAATCCAATCCCGAGCAGGTATATGCAATTAAAGTAATGAAGAAAAACGAGATGATAAATAAGAATATGGCGTCACAAGTGGTAATTGAGCGCAACGCATTAGCTCTGACCCATAGTCCGTATTGCGTGCATCTCTTTTATTCGCTGCAGTCTATCAGCAGCGTGTATCTAGTCATGGAGTACATGGTAGGTGGCGATCTCAAGAGTCTACTCAGCGTTTGCGGTTTCATGGAGGAGTCTATGGCAGCATTTTACACGGCAGAAGTCTGCTTGGCACTCGAATATCTTCACTCGCATGGTATCGTGCACAGAGATCTCAAACCAGACAACATGCTTCTCTCACGCGAAGGACATGTCAAGCTCACAGACTTTGGACTCAGTAAAATATCGTCCTTGCATAGGGATCTTGAAATATCAGATCTAGTGAATCCTATGACTCCCAGTCTTTGTACCAGGACACCTGGCCAGTTGCTCTCGTTGACGTCTCATCTATCCTTTGGTTCTGGTCAGAAATCTACTAACGAATCCAATTTCAGTGACAGGAGTACGCCGGCCATGAACTTACTCTCCGCGCTGCAGAGGAACTGCAATCGTAAATCTATAGAGCACATGTCACCGAATTCTGTTATATCCTCTATCGCATCCGGAGATTATTCTCGAATATCTGGCGTCACACCTTTTCAGTCGGCTGAAGATTTGCGTTTCGAGCAAAATCATGAGGAACAAATTACAGAAGAGGACGAGACCACCTTTGAAAAGCGTGAAAATGGTCTGGAAAGCTCTAGCAGCTATCACACTTGCGAGGCATTTTCTACGCAATCAAATAATCGTATcgatcaaaatataaatgaggAAGGGGAGGAAGAAAAGGACGAGTCTACGCTCGAGGCCGAACAGTCGCAACATCGGTCTCTTGTACATACTAGTCCAGTTAGCACTTGCACAAATTCCTTCGTAATTCGAGgatcaaagaaaagaaagcgGGCCGGCGCGGATGCATCGACGGGGTTAACCTGCGAGATCGACGCGATAGGCCTGGACGTCGAGAAGACACCCAAGAGAAACAACCGTGACTCTATATTTCCTTATACGAGTCCGACGATCAACGTTGCTGCCACCAAAGCAGCGGATATCATTGCTGGTTCAGCGGAAAACGATGGGAACAGGACACCGAATCAGGACACCAATCAGAATGCTGGATCTACAGGTAGAGTAGCTTTCAGCACGCCAGTATCTTCCGCCAGGCAAAGAGATCGCAATGAGCAGCAGAAATATCAGGAGGAAGATGACGCGAGGACTTTAATCAAGACGAGATTTCGCCTACCACCATCCGCTTCACATGCCGCTCATGATCCGCACATGGATTCGGACAACGCGTCCGAGGGCCATCGGTCACCCCAGGGTATTTCGCCTATCAAGACCCCCGCGACTTCGGGCAATTGTTACACGCCTTATAGAACGCCAAAATCCGTAAGAAGGGGTGGTCAGACAGGAGCCAACAGATCGGATGATCGCATACTCGGCACGCCTGATTACCTCGCCCCGGAATTATTGCTTAAACAGGGTCATGGACCGGCCGTTGATTGGTGGGCACTAGGTGTTTGTCTGTATGAGTTTTGCACGGGCTTGCCTCCATTCAATGACGAAACGCCGCAAGCAGTGTTCGCGAACATTCTTGCGCGCGATGTTCCGTGGCCTGAGGATGAGGAGGCTCTGTCGTCGGCGGCGACCGATGCCATCGACGCGCTACTCACTTTAGATCAAGCTTCTCGGCCCACAGCAAAGGAAGTGCGCGCCATGTCTCTCTTCCACGACTTTCCCTGGGATGAGCCATCGAAAGCAATACCCCCTTTCATCCCGCAGCCGGACGATAAATATGATACGTGCTATTTTCAGGGTACGTTGCTCTGGTGTTACAATATCGTCGTCGTTTTAGGAACAGTACCATGTAATATAGAGATTAGAATTTCAAATGCCGTAAAACATAAgcttttattatcaaaatatttaaaaaattggagagatctaaataattttatcttattttaattttaatataaagttgCTAGAAAATGTGTGGAAGCATTGCCATAaagcatttaatataaagattattgcctaataaaattttgaatattctaaaacctcttagttttttattgaaaaaagtgtatgtcaattatttttaatactatatttatacgcgatattattctttaaatattacacatcATGATCATATTCGCGActaacagaatattttttcttctttttagcACGAAATACTATGCAACAATTGAATGTAAGTAATTGCGATACATAGTCTTCCGCGTATTGCATGCAGACGTGACAGAAACAGAAGCCTATAATGTCGAAATCGTTActatatataactattttttatatacttgtgtatatgtatagcaatataaaatacaaagtattttgttaCTACTTGTAATCATTGAGTTTTTTATGATTTCTACGACAGATAggtgattttatttaatgacgAGAGAACATACAAAGAGCGCGATGAATCTTAAAATGGAATGTcacataattaaaagaaaaagattaacaTAGTTAATCAAATTTTCGCCAAAAAGAGGCgagaataattaaacataatatgaAATTTCCTTAAAAAAGAGATATGTTGTCGCTttcaactataaaaatggataCTTTTCCTAtcgctaaaaaattttttgttaaggCTCGGCagttttttatcacatttttcgAAGGAAGTGCGATCGAGTTCGCGTTTTTTGACAATCGCTATTGTCAAAGAAACAGCGACGGTGTGAAAGATGGTAAATAGATACGTGTCTTCTactttaaattcttataaatccATGGCAAAAAGTGTGTCACTCTCGTGTACACGCCTGGATATTGTCCTTTACCGCAGCCTATTCCCCATGATACAATACCGACTTGCGTCCAGCGACCATCATTCACCATTAAAGGTCCTCCACTATCACcctgtaaatgcaattatcattaatttttttaattttattgcaaatgcaTGCGGCGTATGTGTCTCACAGATTTGCCGCAAAATGAGAATGCttgtaacttttaattctTCTTACAAACTCAATTAATGTagtcttttttcttattaaaattgtaaatattaactaattaacAAGCCAACATTGAAATTATGATGAAACTCAGTTTTCATTTGAattgattgataaataattggtCGCATTTGGCTTAGAATTTGtttgacattaaaataatgtgaaaCCAACGAATGCATAGATACAAACCGAACATGAATCCTTAGCGGCTTGACCGGCGCATAGGAAACTGTCGACTATACCACCTGGTGCCGCTGCACCATATTTCAGTTTACATTCGCTGTTCGACCACACGGGTATTGAAACCTCTTGCAGAATCGCTGGCTGCGGTCCAcctaattaaatacaataaattactattaaatatcttttatatatacgaaaaatatttcttctctAAGAGATATTCtggaatttaatttgtgaataGCCGCACTACAAATGATTATGCAAATTGACAGGAATAGGCGAGAATACGGGACCATGAATGTTACTATGTGTGtgttaattacacatttttcatttaaattcaagtaaaaatctttttcttaacGTGACTGTTTGTCAAACGACTCGCGAGTTAAAaacgtattgtaaaaatattcgtACTTTCTCTCAAAGAACCCCATCCAATGACGGTCGCTGTCTTGCCGGCATACAATTGCGACCCGCTAGGAAGACAGATAGGTCGTATTTGTTCGGTAAATTCTACGGGCTCGTTTAACGTTAGAAGTGCCACGTCGTTGTAGAGCGTACGGGAGTTAAATCCTCGATGCCTCACGACTCTTTTCACGCGTCTCTCGATGTGACGAATTTCATTATTCGTCTTAATATTGTAGTCACCGAGGCGTACCGTCAACCTCGCAACGTCCCAAGAGTTCATACTGGAACAATAcaacattttcttttgttaGATGTGATTCAAAATTCTTCGTAACACTTCTAATTATTCATGACTTAATggcaaaaaattgttatagaCATCGTATTATTTCAGTTAACAAATGTCGCGTttgatttgcaaaataaaataaattggacACTCACTTTGCGACGCAGTGCGCCGCCGTCAATATGTGATTGTCGTCGATGAGCGAACCGCCGCAGAATTGCCGTCCAGCGTTGAAGAGCGCGGCGATCCACGGCCATTCGCCCGGGTCTGCGTTTTTCCCTCCTACGATACGCTCTTGATCCTGATTACCGTTCTTGGCGCCGCACTGCGAGTGATTTGCGTTGTCAATTGGAGACTTGTTGGTCGTGGACGTGGACGTCGACAATGGGGTAGTCCACCAGCCCGGTTTCTTCGTCGGCCACGTAGTGGCAACGCTTGGTTTTTTATTGGGCCTCGTACTGATCGAGGCCGACGTAGTCGAAAGCATCGGTAGGCCGGGCGAAGGTGGATGAGTCGGAAGTGGTGGTATCGTGTGATCGGGCGGATGTGTGGGAATCGGCGGCGGCCAAGTAGGTACAGCTTGAGGACGTGCTATCCCCGCGTTCTCGTTTATCTTCTTATTGTCTTCCAcctgaaataatttaattaatttcatttaattagtaaacgtgtacacaaaaaaaaatctttagagACTGATGAAAGGAGTGACCGTAGTCTGTTACGACAAAAGGGTGGAATGCGCGAGCAATAAAGCGCGGGTCGTAAAATGGCCTTCTGTGAAATTGCATTGCCGAATCGACGCGACATGAATATAACTTTCTAATAGGATCTAACGGGCCTTAATTCAGATCACGCATAATTTTTACGAGTTCCCGGTAGCGAAAATGATGCTCGTAAACAGAACGGGAACGCGTGcgaaaattggattttattgCGTTGAAGTAACTTTGGATGTCTTACTTGCGGAATTCCCAAGTTAGAATTGTCGCAATTATCGGTTTCGGGCGTGACGAAGGGATTCAGATTCGAGCAACAGATCCCGAAGCTCGGATTTCCATCCTCGCGGATGTAGCTGCATGTGTCGTAAACGCCGAGGACCCAGCCGTCCAGAGCACCGAGGTCCGGAATCTTAAAGTACGGATAGCACTCCTTGAAGGTCGTGCAACGACCGATTTCACCTTTCGAAGTTAAGCAGGTCTCGCGTGTCGTGGCTCCGTTCCAAAGAATGCCCCGACCCTTCCTCGATCCGAACTGATCCGGATCGATCGCAGctgtaaattgaatttttatattacttacaGTTTTGTAAGACAGAAGATAAAGGATATTTTGGGGGGAGATACTTTACACAATATGTCAATTAAATGcctatctctttttctttccattttttgACGTATTTTGCTATTGCCGGCCATCTATGATTTTCTGTCACGCTGATTATACGTTATTCTTTGAACATTTCGATGAGATTTATTCAGGTATATTTCTTCGGTCTTTACCCGTTAAAGTGCCTGTACACGTTATCGTGTTTACCATCGCGGAATCAGGATGCACCGAGCATGTTTATCTCAGCACGTACTCGAGGATGCTTGTGCTTTAGTATGTAGACGCATTAATGTCCGGATACATTAATATACATGATGTATGTGTTTTTCTATCaaggaaaaaattacgataaaattatCGGAATGTCgttctttaattttgtcaCTTGTAGGAGCTTAATTGCATTCATTACGTtgcgaatataaattgtatatgaaaatgaattttaaaatgtagatgatttctaaaatatttttacttattctaTTTGTTCGAATGTTTGTGTTATTGTAGTATTTGTCCTTTCGAAAATACTCAAGAAGGACTAGGATACATGTTCGTCATATACTGTGTAACCGTTCTTCTATCACGTGATTAGgttaaacataaaaacaaaaaccaattgctttttaaaatacgtTATTCCTATGAAATGTTGCTCTTTGTTGAAAAACTGCATAATAAGAATTACGTGTACGAAGGcgcaaaaatcttttatttttaatgctgCCGACTTCGTCAAATTTGTCTTGCGCAATGAATAATCGAAATATCATAATAGAATTCCATCGAGATACTTAGCACCGAGTTCGCTGACCTACGCGAAGCACACAGGTGCACACACGTACGTCGAAGGTGAGGTTTGTGCGCGCCGGGAGAACTTCCGGTTGCCGTGTATGGGATGTATGAATGATTATTCGATTGCCGATATGTATTGCATTCAACTAGATTTTATGATCATCGACGAAGAAagcataaataaatctttcacATCAAGATAAAGACATTGatcaacaagaaaaaaatcacacaCAAACGCagcttgtgtgtgtgtgtgtgtgtgtgtgttttttttatagcagTTATTAGGTTGATCAAGATAATCGATGATATAACTTACAAAAGAACAAGTTTTTGAGGCAGTTATTATGCATGAAGTGCAAAggcattttttgataattatctGATACTTTCGCCGAACTGTTTTAATTTTCGAAAAGAAGAGACTGTAGGATCTAACAAATTCTTTCATTTGAgtcttgtttataaaaatatattattgctatgtattgaaataaattttaattttaaacaaaatttataggaaCTAATAGCAGTACTTTGAGAATAATAGTATTCTATACACGTCTCTTTCCCATCGCTGATCAATAATAATTGGTGAACAGTTAGAAGTTAGAAAGTTTTTCGTGTCtgtatttaatgaaattagtCTTCGATCTATgttgcttttttaaagattgAGATTCTTGATACAATTCtcagttaaaattatcataaaacatCTAGATATGAAAGGGCTCAAGAAGATGAGTGTGtcacaaaaattgaaaatttatcagcATTTGGACGAGGAACATGTATGAAACGCTTTATATTTGGTAATCAAAACCGACcttcgacgacgacggcgtTGTCGTCCTCCTCCGGGCGAACCTCGTCGAAGTTCAGTGATCTGAACAGGGGTCCGACAGCTGCCGCGGGTACGATCGTCGCGATCACCTGCACCACGAGCACTAGCACCAGCATCGCGGACGGCGTCAGTTCGCGCCGATTATTCATACTCCGAGTCGTCAAAATTGTATTAGGATGTAATAAACTCAAGATACCGCGAGAAGAAACAAACGGTACGCGGAGACACGGGACTTTTAGGTCCACGTGCGCGAACCACCGGTGGGGATCTCTGCCGACTCCACTAGGCCGCCTAAGCTGCTGAATAGCCGGTGCTCGAGCTTATAACGGGCTCGCCCTCCTCCTCGATACAACGCACGAGGTGTTCGCGCGCatctttcttcttttgctTCTCTTTTATCACCACGACTGGCCGCAGGGTAAAGGATAGGGCGCAAAAGAAGGATAGGGTAGAGAAGATAGACGGTAGGGATTAGATCGCAGCCTCCCCACGGTGACGCACGAAATAATcgtttgattatttattctcCGAAAATTGATTGATTCTTTCGAGTGAGAGGATTGATTAAAGGACTGAAATGCTTAACTgctcttaaattatatttctaatgagaaaaaaattcactgcaatattaaaaaaatttatttagctaGAGATCaaatcagaaaataattttacgttgGAGCATCAAATTAATCATactatatttaagaatttaaactttttttttagtataaatgtttatactaaaatctattatttattatagagaAACTGACTTCTatctcttctatttttttgaaCTGTCGTTTAGGCAAATGTACTTACTATAATATGTggcataacatttttttttattatgttatataattttcgatAACAATGTTcattttgcaatataattcTACATACATAACTGTCCGCGGTGAtgttttttcagaaatattcaCGAATGATTCGTATGTAACGCAGGGATCATAATCCCGTCTGTGTGAATGAGAGTTATCGCGATTATGTAAGCTGTATGATGGAACCGGATCGGTCTACGATCGCACGGTTCGTGTTTAACTCTTACGCCGCGCAATAGCATTTGCATAGAGAGCACGATCCTTCGCATCTTGGCCTTGAAGATGCCAAGAGAAGGTTGCACGTAAGGGACGGCCGTGAACTTGCTTACCACGTGATCCATGCCTTCTGCTCTATCCCGACGCTATGTATTTATGCATTTCCTTCCGCCGAACCTAGAATCGTCTTTCCCTCATGTGATCTTTGTGATCTTTTCTTCCTCTTGTCTCTTACACGcgatttatgttatttatttaacagcgTTGTGCGATAATCTTATGTATACTTTAGCATACACTGTGAACTggtaaaaattgcaaaaagatatttttattaggttaatctaaagaaataacggaggatgtttttaaaaattgtataatgtaTCTTACGCTGTAAAGCGTAATGAAAcacattatgtattttacCGTGCCTATAGGCAAGCCTGTTTTACTAGAAACAGTCTATTGAAACGAGATCTTCGATCTTTCACGGAGGTATAAACAGTACCTTCCGTAGGAGAGCGAAGAGCGGAGGACCTTGAAGTGTACGTCAGGATCGCGATACCTAGGTCGACGAACCCCATCCTAAAGGGTGGAGGGAGGAAGAGGGATTTTAAGCTCGTGCGTTCTTTGACCGTGCATTCTTTGAACGGTTAATAACCACTTACTGTCGACATCTCAGAGAGATAAAACCTTTTTTTGTTGTCGCTCGCGAAACAGGGCTCGGTAATCGATAAAGACAGTTAGTGTCTAACTCGCCAAACCGGACCCTGCCGAAAATATCAAGGTCCAGCGATGGGCAAACGATCGTGGGTGGTGAGAAGGATGTCGTATAATTTGTtccgtgtgtatgtgtgtgtgtgtgtgtttctaTTACGTTTGTACAACTGTCTATCAAATTCCGTAacgtttacatttattatcggCATAAAATTCTCAGAACGCGATGAGAGGCGATCTGACAGGAAGTGTCTTTTGCTACTGAAGTTCAATGTTCTTGTTCAAGTCATTGACCCATTATTATGCGAATGACATGCGATATATGTTCCGGATATTTAACATGCGACCATAAAATTGGGTTCAAGATTTCGTACTGACGCCACTGTAATATTACTGAACCTCGCTGGCGAAATCCTCCGAAACGTGCAAACCGGTTGGGTCGGGGTTTACTCGTAATTAACTGAGAGATATCGAAGTTGCTTGCTGTGATTCTAATGATATCAAAAAGAAAGGtctatgaaagaaaaaagggaTATTTGTACGTCACGTGTACTcgatagataataaataaaattaaaagaagtataagataagaaatttaagcggcttaaattttgataaaatttattacttcttacatatttaaaaatatctttaaaatgaatactatctaataatattttttcatatataatacattattaatatttaagcaAAATACTTGTAACTCCGggcataataatattatgaacgGAAATTTCATTTCCTTCTATATGTTCTGTTATTACTACTCATGACGCGATATAACGGAGTAGACAATA
Above is a window of Monomorium pharaonis isolate MP-MQ-018 chromosome 10, ASM1337386v2, whole genome shotgun sequence DNA encoding:
- the LOC105833533 gene encoding serine/threonine-protein kinase greatwall, giving the protein MEETVLDSPKSQSGENNCANEPNVDAIYSNNDVEHHGECTPQQSERCINNSIFNTISKIVNPTTKVPDIQDFKIVKPISRGAFGKVFLGYKKSNPEQVYAIKVMKKNEMINKNMASQVVIERNALALTHSPYCVHLFYSLQSISSVYLVMEYMVGGDLKSLLSVCGFMEESMAAFYTAEVCLALEYLHSHGIVHRDLKPDNMLLSREGHVKLTDFGLSKISSLHRDLEISDLVNPMTPSLCTRTPGQLLSLTSHLSFGSGQKSTNESNFSDRSTPAMNLLSALQRNCNRKSIEHMSPNSVISSIASGDYSRISGVTPFQSAEDLRFEQNHEEQITEEDETTFEKRENGLESSSSYHTCEAFSTQSNNRIDQNINEEGEEEKDESTLEAEQSQHRSLVHTSPVSTCTNSFVIRGSKKRKRAGADASTGLTCEIDAIGLDVEKTPKRNNRDSIFPYTSPTINVAATKAADIIAGSAENDGNRTPNQDTNQNAGSTGRVAFSTPVSSARQRDRNEQQKYQEEDDARTLIKTRFRLPPSASHAAHDPHMDSDNASEGHRSPQGISPIKTPATSGNCYTPYRTPKSVRRGGQTGANRSDDRILGTPDYLAPELLLKQGHGPAVDWWALGVCLYEFCTGLPPFNDETPQAVFANILARDVPWPEDEEALSSAATDAIDALLTLDQASRPTAKEVRAMSLFHDFPWDEPSKAIPPFIPQPDDKYDTCYFQARNTMQQLNVSNCDT
- the LOC105833534 gene encoding proclotting enzyme; translated protein: MNNRRELTPSAMLVLVLVVQVIATIVPAAAVGPLFRSLNFDEVRPEEDDNAVVVEAAIDPDQFGSRKGRGILWNGATTRETCLTSKGEIGRCTTFKECYPYFKIPDLGALDGWVLGVYDTCSYIREDGNPSFGICCSNLNPFVTPETDNCDNSNLGIPQVEDNKKINENAGIARPQAVPTWPPPIPTHPPDHTIPPLPTHPPSPGLPMLSTTSASISTRPNKKPSVATTWPTKKPGWWTTPLSTSTSTTNKSPIDNANHSQCGAKNGNQDQERIVGGKNADPGEWPWIAALFNAGRQFCGGSLIDDNHILTAAHCVANMNSWDVARLTVRLGDYNIKTNNEIRHIERRVKRVVRHRGFNSRTLYNDVALLTLNEPVEFTEQIRPICLPSGSQLYAGKTATVIGWGSLRESGPQPAILQEVSIPVWSNSECKLKYGAAAPGGIVDSFLCAGQAAKDSCSGDSGGPLMVNDGRWTQVGIVSWGIGCGKGQYPGVYTRVTHFLPWIYKNLK
- the LOC114255354 gene encoding uncharacterized protein LOC114255354; amino-acid sequence: MRGDLKLSDINVTLPYVRFSMFDRHAGYQVALTVRLHLYRIILERLLAIPGNMLLNEDEHELIKGRDLVTGAIKLAYRQMDQMMEMQAQNGDGGCTAITILFLNR